In a genomic window of Spodoptera frugiperda isolate SF20-4 chromosome 18, AGI-APGP_CSIRO_Sfru_2.0, whole genome shotgun sequence:
- the LOC118278230 gene encoding uncharacterized protein LOC118278230 translates to MSIRKHFVFIVFSVCVYGSLQLIPLPDYIHPCSELSDECFTKATMDAIPGIVKGIPEAGIPSLDPLYLEKNISMTLPGNLKMTFHNAKLVGLSTCIPDKVSSRRKKRTFVFDMHCNFTVSGQYSLLGRLLLFNLDTDGQAKIKIYNQRIRLEVVERVVLNKNGEGHYKINSYKYKADYGTDLKLNLTNLIRGNPAISAQVLQVLNADSQTLAKDFGGPILDYAIDYAMNVTQKFFDAYTYDQISYVPLTEDFFEKEQE, encoded by the exons atgtcGATTCGCaaacattttgtgtttattgtgtTCAGTGTGTGCGTCTATGGCAGTTTGCAATTGATACCTTTGC CTGACTACATCCATCCATGTTCAGAACTAAGTGACGAATGTTTCACAAAAGCCACAATGGACGCTATCCCGGGAATAGTGAAGGGAATCCCGGAGGCCGGGATCCCGTCCCTAGACCCACTCTATTTGGAGAAGAACATTAGCATGACGCTCCCCGGAAACTTGAAGATGACCTTCCATAATGCTAAGCTGGTGGGATTGAGTACCTGTATACCGGATAAAGTGTC ATCTCGTCGTAAGAAGCGCACGTTTGTGTTCGACATGCACTGCAACTTCACAGTGAGCGGACAGTACAGTCTGCTGGGCAGGCTGCTACTCTTCAACCTGGATACTGACGGACAGGCCAAGATCAAGATTT ACAACCAGCGCATTCGCTTAGAGGTGGTGGAACGAGTAGTGCTGAACAAGAACGGCGAGGGTCACTACAAGATCAACTCATACAAGTACAAGGCTGACTACGGAACAGATCTGAAGCTGAACCTCACCAACCTCATCAGAGGAAACCCTGCGATCA GTGCCCAAGTTCTTCAAGTTCTAAACGCTGACTCGCAGACGTTAGCCAAAGACTTCGGTGGCCCCATCCTAGACTACGCCATTGATTATGCTATGAATGTCACACAGAAATTCTTTGACGCATACACTTATGACCAAATATCTTACGTGCCTCTTACAGAAGACTTCTTCGAGAAGGAACAGGAATGA